In Cryptococcus deuterogattii R265 chromosome 4, complete sequence, a genomic segment contains:
- a CDS encoding calcium-binding protein yields MPQYISAPSPYGSVSAEARRRYEERYAKKRAEEAAKARAEAEAANQPEQPQQPVQQQQSPAPPISLQPGYSQHHPNGYPQQHPNHPQQPQQAAGGPPHLQQNYVRPPPQVVQNDPSVQPQQYHSVQSSAPRQQIQTQQPQRWANPAPQGQGLALGHLSQSHHQQQPEQLSQQQQQWQQAQNHSASPSAPVEDQELQTMFLQFDSSRTGQLNAYDLQRLLAKDARMEAREDAVKMLMNIFDTDRSGSINFQEFEGLYRYIQDWHDIFRRFDRDNSGLIDRLELSNALQGFGFSLPPELVAKLVKRFTPPPTLGQTTASRPGISFDRFLLACVTVKHYTEAFRRLDPGNTGYITVAYNDYMDIVLDAPS; encoded by the exons ATGCCTCAGTACATCAGTGCGCCCAGCCCATACGGCAGTGTTAGTGCCGAAGCAAGAAGACGGTACGAAGAGCGGTACGCGAAAAAGAGGGCAGAGGAAGCAGCCAAAGCTCGAGCGGAGGCCGAAGCCGCGAACCAGCCCGAACAACCTCAGCAGCCAGTCCAACAGCAACAATCACCAGCCCCCCCTATTAGTCTCCAGCCTGGATATAGCCAGCATCATCCAAACGGATATCCTCAACAGCACCCCAATCACCCTCAACAGCCGCAACAAGCTGCGGGCGGTCCCCCACATCTCCAGCAGAATTATGTTCGTCCTCCACCACAAGTGGTACAAAACGACCCATCTGTACAGCCTCAACAATACCATTCAGTGCAGTCTTCTGCTCCCAGGCAGCAAATACAAACGCAACAGCCGCAAAGATGGGCTAATCCGGCGCCTCAGGGTCAAGGGTTAGCTTTGGGACATCTGTCTCAATCCCatcaccagcagcagcccGAACAACTTTctcagcaacagcaacagtggcaacaagctcaaaatcactctgcttctccctccGCTCCAGTAGAGGACCAGGAGCTCCAGACCAT GTTCCTCCAGTTTGATAGCTCTCGAACTGGTCAATTAAATGCATATGATTTGCAAAGACTGCTTGCAAAGGATGCCAGAATGGAAGCGAGAGAAGACGCTGTCAAAATG CTGATGA ATATTTTCGACACTGACCGCAGCGGGAGCATCAATTTCCAAGAATTTGAAGGACTTTATCGCTATATTCAA GACTGGCATGATATATTCCGCCGCTTTGACCGCGATAACTCGGGTCTCATCGACCGCCTGGAACTGTCGAACGCCTTACAAGGATTCGgtttttcccttcctcccgaGCTGGTCGCCAAGCTTGTAAAAAGATTTACTCCACCTCCAACTCTCGGACAGACAACTGCGTCGCGTCCGGGGATTAGCTTTGACAGGTTCTTGTTGGCTTGTGTGACAGTGAAACATTATACCGAAGCATTCAGGCG GCTTGATCCGGGAAATACAGGATACATCACTGTTGCCTACAACGACTAT ATGGATATTGTCCTCGACGCGCCCAGCTAA
- a CDS encoding methionine-tRNA ligase, producing the protein MVLRHLTRLSPCLRVSKSFAPASIRYSSSISSDTPTTPSLFTPEGDPANSKPFYVTTPIFYVNASPHIGHLHSLLLTDVLARFSRLRYPQRKVVFATGTDEHGLKIQQAAKANGVGEQEFCDDVSQRFRNLAKLANASNTDFIRTTEPRHVKAVEQFWNALVESGDIYKGTHSGWYSISDESFYAASQVTKRPEDGKMIAIETGNEVIWEEETNWKFRLGKHKEFLEKWLSQPESVHPNTVRLDLLRQTSSLEDLSVSRPSSRVKWAIPVPGDPEQSIYVWVDALINYITVLGYPDWQGKGERVGWPADVHVVGKDIIKFHALHWPSLLHSASLAAPKRIIAHAHWTMSHAKMSKSRGNVVDPIGAMTQWGDDGVRWYLMRIGGGLVDDADYNPAEVEVQYRLLADQMGNLLSRISGAKLLKKAKREFDWGDEKTGEKGKDRDEELDRMMAGMREEFEGKMEVFGVSQACAGVMDVIMATNKLFTSLAPWSPSTPSSVPALTYAYHALRLSAILLQPIIPAKAEEALDRLGVPAEERSWVDAVWPPSEGKELRTEKMVESLKDANRRWKGKGHLFPLPEKDV; encoded by the exons ATGGTTCTACGACACTTGACAAGGCTTTCGCCTTGCCTACGAGTGTCCAAGTCTTTCGCCCCTGCCTCAATACGGTATTCATCGAGTATATCTTCCGATACTCCCACAACTCCTTCCTTATTTACCCCTGAAGGTGATCCAGCAAACTCAAAGCCGTTTTATGTTACGACACCGATCTTCTACGTTAATGCAT CTCCCCACATAGGtcatcttcactctcttctcctcacaGACGTTCTTGCACGTTTTTCTCGCCTGAGATATCCGCAACGCAAGGTTGTATTTGCAACAGGAACAGACGAACATGGCTTGAAAATTCAGCAGGCCGCCAAGGCGAACGGCGTTGGTGAGCAAGAGTTTTGTGATGATGTTAGCCAGAGGTTCAGA AACCTTGCGAAATTGGCCAACGCTTCAAATACGGATTTCATAAGGACCACTGAACCGCGACATGTCAAAGCTGTTGAGCAATTTTGG AACGCACTCGTTGAATCCGGAGATATATACAAAGGAACTCATTCTGGGTGGTACTCCATCTCCGATGAATCATTCTATGCCGCCTCCCAGGTTACTAAACGTCCCGAAGACGGTAAGATGATTGCGATAGAAACAGGTAACGAAGTGatatgggaagaagagacaaatTGGAAGTTTAGATTGGGAAAACACAAAGAGTTTTTGGAAAAATGGCTCAGCCAACCAGAAT CTGTCCATCCCAACACTGTCCGTCTCGATCTTCTCCGCCAAACATCATCTCTCGAAGATCTCTCCGTCTCCCGCCCTTCGTCTCGCGTGAAATGGGCTATTCCAGTTCCAGGAGATCCCGAACAGTCAATCTATGTTTGGGTTGACGCGTTGATCAATTATATTACTGTGCTTGGCTATCCGGATTGGCAAGGTAAAGGGGAGAGAGTTGGGTGGCCGGCAGATGTCCATGTGGTTGGGAAGGATATTATCAA ATTCCATGCTTTGCACTGgccatcccttctccattccgCCTCCCTTGCTGCTCCCAAACGTATCATCGCCCATGCCCACTGGACTATGTCCCATGCCAAAATGTCCAAATCCCGAGGTAACGTCGTCGACCCAATCGGCGCTATGACACAGTGGGGTGACGACGGAGTGAGGTGGTATCTGATGAGGATCGGAGGCGGGTTAGTTGATGATGCGGATTATAATCCTGCGGAAGTTGAGGTGCAGTACCGACTTCTAGCGGATCAGATGGGGAACTTGCTCTCCCGGATTTCGGGAGCGAAACTCCtcaagaaggcgaagagggaGTTTGACTGGGGGGATGAAAAGACTGGGGAAAAGGGTAAGGAtagggatgaagagttGGATAGGATGATGGCGGGAATGAGAGAGGAGTTTgaggggaagatggaagtgtTTGGAGTAAGTCAGGCTTGTGCGGGTGTCATGGATGTTATTATGGCT ACCAATAAACTATTCACCTCTCTTGCTCCCTGGTCACCATCTACACCTTCTTCCGTCCCAGCCTTGACATACGCATATCATGCTCTGCGGCTTTCAGCCATTCTGTTACAACCGATCATACCTGCcaaagctgaagaagcgcTTGACAGACTGGGCGTGCCcgcagaagagaggagcTGGGTAGATGCAGTGTGGCCCCCGtcagaggggaaggagttGAGAACAgaaaagatggtggagagtTTGAAAGACGCTAAtaggaggtggaagggcaagggacACTTGTTCCCCCTTCCAGAAAAAGATGTATGA
- a CDS encoding prohibitin-2, whose protein sequence is MNRQGAEAFAKLAQQLNRARMQAGGGGGGGRGGGQMPGGFKGFMAGSGAIGTLVVGAIALNYSLFNVDGGHRAIKYSRLQGVKADIYPEGTHLVLPWFEHPIIYDVRAKPRNIASLTGTKDLQMVNITCRVLSRPSVNDLPTIYRELGTDYDERVLPSIVNEVLKSVVAQFNASQLITQREMVSRLVRENLTRRARRFNLILDDVSITHVAFSPEFTHAVEAKQVAQQIAQRAAFLVDQAIQEKQSIIVKAQGEARSAELIGEAVKTNKGFLQLRKLEAAREIAATLAQSGNRVMLDAKSLLLDVTEDEVLNATLRK, encoded by the exons ATGAACAGACAAGGCGCAGAGGCATTCGCGAAGCTAGCTCAACAGCTCAATCGTGCCAGGATGCAGGCaggtggcggtggcggtggcggaCGAGGAGGTGGACAGATGCCAGGAGGGTTCAAGGGCTTCATGGCGGGTAGTGGCGCGATCGGTACTCTTGTTGTCGGTGCCATCGCCTTGAACTACTCTCTATTTAACG TCGACGGTGGTCACCGTGCTATCAAGTACTCGCGATTGCAAGGTGTCAAGGCCGACATCTACCCTGAAGGAACTCATCTTGTG CTCCCCTGGTTTGAGCATCCTATCATCTATGACGTACGAGCTAAGCCCCGCAATATCGCTTCTTTGACTGGTACCAAGGATCTCCAAATG GTCAACATCACTTGTCGTGTTCTTTCTCGACCTTCAGTAAACGATCTCCCTACTAT CTACCGAGAACTTGGTACCGACTACGACGAACGCGTCCTCCCTTCCATCGTCAACGAAGTCCTCAAATCCGTCGTCGCGCAATTCAACGCTTCTCAACTCATCACTCAGCGTGAGATGGTCTCCCGTCTCGTGCGTGAAAACCTTACGCGTAGAGCGAGGCGGTTCAACCTCATCCTGGACGACGTCTCCATCACCCACGTGGCCTTCTCCCCCGAATTCACACATGCCGTTGAGGCCAAGCAGGTCGCTCAGCAGATTGCTCAGCGTGCTGCCTTCTTGGTCGACCAGGCTATTcaggagaagcagagtATTATCGTCAAGGCTCAGGGTGAAGCTAGGAGTGCAGAGTTGATTGGTGAGGCTGTCAAGACGAATAAGGGATTCTTGCAATTGAGGAAGCTTGAGGCCGCGAGGGAGATTGCTGCGACTTTGGCACAAAGTGGGAATAGGGTTATGTTGGATGCAAAGAGCTTGTTGCTCGACG TTACCGAGGATGAAGTCCTCAATGCTACGTTGAGGAAATAA